Proteins encoded within one genomic window of Citricoccus muralis:
- a CDS encoding YeeE/YedE family protein, with protein MTAEAALGWTRGDTIRTIIALAVAAALLGTASWLAAIGGEGVGGQNAAFILLVGAGLGILFERGRYCFFCIFRDFFENRNSRGLYAVLVSIAVGTLGYAVIFSMRIPNPTGNQIPEDAHIAPVSVALVVAGLAFGVGMVISGGCIAGHLYRLPQGHLRSIPALIGVVLGFGAGFLSWDVIYSAFILGAPVPWLPSGNGYTVSVVLQLAVLAGLGIWLLKWNPRVQARPARTIDGTEIRRSLFFTRWPALVTGAAVGLIAVLAYYKDQPLGVTSQISSLTRTQMTDHGLLPSFMPGLDERLAGCVAVVVHTITTNGWLILGIFSASLVMALLGRRVKAERTTVLNSSTALLGGVLLGWGSMIGLGCTIGVLLSGTQAMALSGWVFGIAVFAAAGVSFKLGLHRRTNPTAYN; from the coding sequence GTGACCGCCGAAGCCGCGCTGGGATGGACGCGCGGCGATACGATTCGTACCATCATCGCGCTGGCGGTCGCCGCGGCGCTTTTAGGCACCGCGAGCTGGCTCGCCGCCATCGGCGGCGAGGGCGTCGGCGGCCAGAATGCAGCCTTCATCCTGCTGGTCGGCGCGGGGCTCGGTATCCTGTTCGAACGCGGCCGCTACTGCTTCTTCTGTATCTTCCGGGACTTCTTCGAGAACAGGAACTCGCGCGGCCTGTATGCGGTGCTCGTCTCGATCGCGGTCGGCACGCTGGGGTATGCGGTGATCTTCAGCATGCGGATCCCGAACCCCACCGGCAACCAGATACCGGAGGACGCTCATATCGCGCCGGTCTCGGTCGCGCTCGTCGTTGCCGGCCTCGCCTTCGGCGTCGGCATGGTGATCTCGGGCGGCTGCATCGCAGGCCACCTCTACCGGTTGCCCCAGGGCCACCTGCGGTCGATCCCGGCCCTCATCGGCGTCGTGCTCGGCTTCGGTGCCGGCTTCTTGTCGTGGGACGTCATCTATTCAGCGTTCATCCTCGGCGCGCCCGTGCCGTGGCTGCCGTCGGGCAACGGCTACACGGTCTCCGTAGTGCTGCAGCTCGCGGTGCTGGCGGGCCTCGGCATCTGGCTGCTGAAGTGGAACCCGCGGGTGCAGGCCCGACCCGCTCGTACGATCGATGGAACCGAGATCCGCAGATCGCTCTTCTTCACCCGCTGGCCGGCACTCGTGACGGGCGCCGCGGTCGGCCTCATCGCCGTGCTCGCCTACTACAAGGATCAGCCGCTGGGCGTTACGAGTCAGATCTCATCGCTCACGCGCACGCAGATGACGGACCACGGTTTGCTGCCGAGCTTCATGCCGGGCCTCGACGAGCGTCTCGCTGGCTGCGTCGCTGTTGTGGTGCACACGATCACCACGAACGGCTGGCTCATTCTCGGCATTTTCTCGGCATCGCTCGTCATGGCGCTGCTCGGGCGACGCGTGAAGGCCGAGCGCACGACCGTGCTCAACTCATCGACCGCGCTGCTGGGTGGCGTCTTGCTCGGCTGGGGCTCGATGATCGGCCTGGGCTGTACCATTGGCGTGCTGCTTTCGGGCACACAGGCGATGGCGCTCTCGGGCTGGGTGTTCGGGATCGCGGTGTTCGCGGCCGCGGGCGTCTCCTTCAAGCTGGGGCTGCACCGACGCACGAACCCCACCGCATACAACTAG
- a CDS encoding sulfurtransferase, producing MSADKDNIQTGTKGKPTWQLPVAFVAVAAVAAVAGGVIVNSVGGSGDSPTTAASGGGGEQAQTVSDVTVVGEHRGYDEVHQGGEENLENVLVSTEWLDERLQEGSLSDQGIVLIDISEHLASSELTPYQEGHIPQAQYVNWSEGFTQPNTREFITQDEFTELAQSLGINEGDTIVLYGDNSNWFAAYGAWVFNLYGAEDVRLLDGGLHKWEVFDGRELTEEVPQVTQGDWVAQPQNLDIRALQPEVLDVAEENVNDGGSDVTLVDIRSKDEYDGAIGVDPAIFGGEATTIWGHIPGAVNVTWSTIVDEETGQFLPADEIRAIYEEAGVDFDELIITYCRIGERASHTWYALSQILGADVKVYDGSWTEWGNSVGVPVGNNTDQRAGLWGSSES from the coding sequence ATGAGCGCAGACAAAGACAACATCCAGACAGGGACGAAGGGCAAGCCCACATGGCAGCTGCCCGTGGCCTTCGTTGCTGTCGCGGCGGTGGCGGCGGTCGCCGGTGGCGTGATCGTGAACAGCGTCGGCGGCAGCGGCGATTCCCCGACGACCGCCGCATCAGGCGGCGGAGGTGAACAGGCCCAGACGGTGTCGGACGTCACCGTGGTCGGTGAACACCGCGGTTACGACGAGGTGCACCAGGGCGGCGAGGAGAACCTCGAGAACGTCCTGGTGAGCACCGAGTGGCTCGACGAGCGCCTGCAGGAGGGTTCCCTCTCCGATCAGGGCATCGTGCTCATCGACATCTCGGAGCACCTGGCATCGTCCGAACTGACCCCTTACCAGGAGGGTCACATTCCGCAGGCCCAGTACGTGAACTGGAGCGAAGGCTTCACCCAGCCGAACACCCGCGAATTCATTACGCAAGATGAGTTCACCGAGCTCGCCCAGAGCCTCGGCATCAACGAGGGCGACACCATCGTGCTCTACGGCGACAACAGCAACTGGTTCGCCGCTTACGGTGCGTGGGTATTCAACCTCTACGGCGCCGAAGACGTGCGCCTGCTCGACGGCGGACTGCACAAGTGGGAGGTCTTCGACGGCCGTGAGCTCACCGAAGAAGTGCCGCAGGTGACCCAGGGTGACTGGGTCGCACAGCCGCAGAACCTCGACATTCGTGCTCTGCAGCCCGAGGTGCTCGACGTCGCCGAGGAGAACGTCAACGACGGTGGTTCCGACGTCACACTGGTCGACATCCGATCCAAGGACGAGTACGACGGCGCCATCGGCGTCGACCCCGCGATCTTCGGTGGAGAAGCGACCACGATCTGGGGCCACATTCCCGGCGCCGTCAACGTCACCTGGAGCACGATCGTCGACGAGGAGACCGGACAGTTCCTGCCCGCCGACGAAATCCGCGCCATCTACGAAGAGGCGGGCGTCGACTTCGACGAGCTGATCATCACCTATTGCCGCATCGGTGAGCGTGCCTCTCACACGTGGTACGCACTGAGCCAGATCCTGGGTGCCGATGTGAAGGTCTACGACGGTTCGTGGACGGAGTGGGGCAACAGCGTGGGCGTGCCGGTGGGGAACAACACCGATCAGCGCGCAGGTCTCTGGGGTTCCAGCGAATCGTGA
- a CDS encoding siderophore-interacting protein codes for MTTSNNSYPSTRAYRVQVAARQSLSEHFVRFTFSGDEVQHFGTDRLDQRIKLLFPLADGSYTDIGMFSDPRPTMMQWYQAWRLLEEDQRNPMRTYTVRQVRPEQAEVDVDVVLHGTEGPASAWASTAQIGDEIVIVGPDSRADTTNGGIDFKPGEATDLLLAGDETAAPAILSILTQLAEREQAEPGLRYTGHALIEVPSDTDVMDAEVTVPSGMTLTWLGRNGAGHGEKLTAAAKQTAAEFYRDADARASVGANSASAGQDTELVEDENILLWESPDAGSAQRYAWLAGEAGVITGLRRHLVKELGVDRKTIAFMGYWRHGRAEGA; via the coding sequence GTGACCACATCGAACAACAGTTACCCCTCCACCCGTGCTTACCGCGTGCAGGTGGCTGCCCGCCAGAGCCTCAGCGAGCACTTCGTCCGCTTCACCTTCAGCGGCGACGAGGTTCAGCACTTCGGCACCGATCGGCTCGATCAACGCATCAAGTTGCTCTTCCCGCTGGCCGACGGCTCCTATACCGACATCGGCATGTTCTCCGACCCTCGGCCCACCATGATGCAGTGGTACCAAGCCTGGCGGCTACTCGAAGAGGACCAGCGGAATCCGATGCGCACCTACACCGTGCGCCAGGTGCGTCCGGAACAGGCTGAGGTGGACGTCGACGTCGTGCTGCACGGCACCGAGGGACCAGCCTCCGCCTGGGCCTCCACCGCCCAGATCGGTGACGAGATCGTCATCGTCGGGCCGGATTCCCGCGCGGACACCACCAACGGCGGCATTGATTTCAAACCGGGTGAGGCCACCGATCTGCTACTGGCCGGTGACGAGACCGCAGCGCCTGCGATTCTGTCCATCCTGACACAGCTCGCCGAACGTGAGCAGGCCGAGCCCGGGCTGCGATACACCGGGCACGCCCTGATCGAGGTGCCCTCCGACACTGACGTGATGGACGCCGAGGTCACGGTTCCCTCCGGAATGACCCTGACGTGGCTGGGGCGCAACGGTGCTGGGCACGGAGAGAAATTGACGGCCGCAGCGAAGCAAACAGCAGCCGAGTTCTACCGAGACGCGGATGCTAGGGCCAGCGTGGGCGCGAATTCAGCCTCAGCCGGTCAAGACACCGAGCTCGTCGAGGATGAGAACATCCTGCTCTGGGAGTCCCCCGATGCCGGATCCGCTCAGCGCTATGCCTGGCTGGCGGGTGAGGCCGGAGTGATCACCGGGCTACGCCGTCACCTGGTCAAGGAGCTCGGCGTGGACCGCAAGACCATCGCATTCATGGGCTACTGGCGTCACGGCCGAGCCGAGGGCGCCTGA
- a CDS encoding ABC transporter ATP-binding protein, whose translation MFPRRLETPLTALTVAAALALTACGGTGNDADVILVAYSGLTQQDYDSLSETAEENPELEGKSAMFLTQVNSSDLSEVSFYTTHDPRTAFFNDLGLETPESGAETSDGTEEFSQTVSAEPLSEADERPVAAALEATHAHGLVDRPVDELSGGQRQRVWIALVLDLLTELNQNVGTTVVMVLHDLNIAARYADHLMAIVDGTVHSAGTPHEVLTTQSVRSVFGLDSLIITDPVSNQPLMVPMGRHHRTDRPPHPPTSQETA comes from the coding sequence GTGTTCCCACGGCGCCTCGAAACCCCGCTGACTGCCCTGACTGTGGCTGCTGCATTAGCGCTGACCGCATGCGGCGGCACCGGCAACGACGCCGACGTCATCCTGGTTGCCTACTCGGGGCTGACTCAGCAGGACTACGACTCTCTCTCCGAGACGGCGGAGGAGAACCCCGAACTCGAAGGCAAGTCTGCGATGTTTTTGACCCAGGTTAATTCCTCCGACCTGAGCGAGGTCAGCTTCTACACCACCCATGATCCGCGCACGGCGTTCTTCAACGACCTGGGTCTGGAGACTCCGGAATCCGGGGCCGAGACCTCCGACGGCACCGAAGAGTTCTCCCAGACCGTCAGCGCCGAGCCGCTGTCCGAGGCCGATGAGCGACCGGTGGCCGCCGCACTGGAAGCCACTCACGCCCACGGCCTGGTGGACCGGCCCGTGGATGAGCTCTCCGGGGGCCAGCGTCAGCGGGTCTGGATCGCCTTGGTGCTGGACCTGCTCACCGAACTGAACCAAAACGTGGGTACCACCGTGGTGATGGTGCTGCATGACCTGAATATAGCGGCCCGCTACGCCGACCACCTGATGGCGATTGTCGACGGCACCGTACACTCGGCCGGGACACCCCATGAGGTGCTGACCACGCAGAGCGTACGGTCCGTGTTCGGCTTGGACTCGCTCATCATCACCGACCCGGTGTCGAACCAGCCCCTCATGGTGCCCATGGGCCGCCACCACCGCACCGACCGCCCGCCGCATCCACCAACGTCCCAGGAGACCGCGTGA
- a CDS encoding helix-turn-helix domain-containing protein, producing the protein MIPRDLHEWSVLLGISTRTVTRLLTEQTGLGFSRWRMTVRAQHAVRLLAHGHGIEHGHGIECAAEVIGYRTVSAFGAAFKECTGMTLGTFRSSLDLSEQR; encoded by the coding sequence GTGATCCCGCGGGACCTGCATGAGTGGTCTGTGCTGCTGGGCATCAGCACCCGCACCGTCACCCGGCTGCTGACCGAGCAGACCGGACTGGGCTTCTCCCGCTGGCGTATGACGGTGCGTGCCCAACACGCGGTGCGCCTGCTCGCCCACGGCCACGGCATCGAACACGGCCACGGCATCGAATGCGCCGCCGAGGTCATCGGTTACCGCACCGTGAGCGCCTTCGGTGCGGCATTCAAAGAGTGCACCGGCATGACGCTGGGTACCTTCCGCAGCAGCCTTGACCTGTCCGAACAGCGGTAG
- a CDS encoding Sir2 family NAD-dependent protein deacetylase, translated as MTHRRIGLADIEPDHPAHRAHQAALRSIDRVVHDDARPQGEHLARPGVLGVLRQSPLIITGAGVSTDSGIPDYRGPQGSLRRHRPMTYQEFRFDAAARQRYWARSYVGWRQMVAAAPNDTHRILAEWNACGLISGIVTQNVDGLHAQAAREVASASQISHEHDPAALVALHGDLDRVICLNCGAMESRHGLDARLDEVNPGYIDAALSDRLDVNPDGDVSLPDGLIGDFQMVACLNCGSFLLKPDVVYFGESVPPERRRHASELLDDAGGLLVIGSSLAVMSGYRFVLDAQRAGKPVALINAGPTRADAKAEYRWRARVAPAVTWLHGQLET; from the coding sequence ATGACGCATCGTCGTATCGGACTCGCTGACATCGAACCGGATCATCCAGCGCATCGGGCTCACCAGGCCGCACTGCGCTCCATTGACCGGGTCGTTCACGATGATGCTCGCCCCCAGGGCGAGCATCTCGCACGTCCGGGTGTCTTGGGTGTCTTGCGGCAGTCGCCACTGATCATCACCGGGGCCGGAGTGTCCACCGATTCGGGAATCCCCGATTACCGTGGCCCGCAGGGTTCCCTGCGTCGGCACCGGCCGATGACCTACCAGGAGTTCCGTTTCGACGCCGCGGCGCGCCAGCGGTACTGGGCCCGGTCCTATGTGGGCTGGCGCCAGATGGTCGCGGCAGCACCGAACGACACTCACCGCATTCTCGCCGAGTGGAACGCCTGCGGGCTGATCTCCGGGATCGTCACCCAGAACGTAGACGGCCTGCACGCCCAGGCGGCCCGTGAGGTGGCGTCCGCCAGCCAGATCAGCCACGAACACGATCCAGCGGCGCTCGTCGCACTGCACGGGGACCTCGACCGGGTGATCTGCCTGAACTGTGGTGCCATGGAGTCGCGGCACGGCCTGGACGCCCGGCTCGATGAGGTCAACCCCGGCTACATTGACGCCGCGCTGTCGGACCGCCTCGACGTGAACCCCGACGGCGATGTCAGCCTGCCGGATGGGCTGATCGGCGACTTTCAGATGGTGGCCTGCCTAAACTGTGGCTCGTTTTTGCTCAAGCCCGACGTCGTGTATTTCGGCGAATCTGTTCCGCCAGAACGCCGCCGTCACGCATCAGAACTGCTCGACGACGCCGGCGGACTGCTGGTGATCGGTTCCTCGCTGGCGGTGATGAGCGGCTACCGCTTCGTGCTCGACGCTCAGCGCGCGGGCAAACCGGTGGCACTGATCAATGCCGGACCCACCCGAGCCGATGCCAAGGCCGAGTACCGGTGGCGTGCTCGGGTGGCCCCCGCCGTCACCTGGTTGCACGGCCAGCTCGAGACGTGA
- a CDS encoding DUF3073 domain-containing protein, with amino-acid sequence MGRGRQKAKATKQARDMKYFSPATDLSALEAELSGKRSGSEEDNYSDLADKYADVYDDETDDDDASSYRTR; translated from the coding sequence ATGGGGCGCGGCCGTCAGAAGGCAAAGGCTACCAAGCAGGCACGGGATATGAAGTATTTCTCCCCTGCCACCGATCTGTCTGCCCTCGAGGCAGAGCTGTCCGGCAAACGCTCGGGCTCTGAGGAAGACAACTATTCTGACCTCGCGGACAAATACGCCGACGTCTACGATGACGAGACCGACGACGATGACGCATCGTCGTATCGGACTCGCTGA
- a CDS encoding septum formation family protein: MTQPPDENVEGPAETTPEDPFTVSDEAPQTSVLADTERKKSRRDVRRRRQNRNRWLTTGALLVVIVVIGLVVVPWVSSMLNSDSNEETPTATERNENPGLDGIIATGLPPEDFEPGDCLTDFTSTQDPATVIECDQPHEAELVGRQTFADADAYPGTDQMRAAAEEFCGSIQLTGTADAPVVIQVTNPSEGSWGEGDRRVDCLATTTEGQLTGTLVENPVVDNTGSASGEESPETDAEADTDEG; the protein is encoded by the coding sequence ATGACGCAGCCACCCGACGAGAACGTCGAAGGTCCCGCCGAGACGACCCCCGAGGATCCCTTCACCGTGTCCGATGAGGCACCGCAGACCTCGGTGCTCGCCGATACCGAGCGCAAGAAGTCGCGCCGCGATGTGCGCCGTCGTCGCCAGAACCGCAACCGCTGGCTCACCACCGGTGCCCTGCTCGTTGTGATCGTGGTGATCGGCCTCGTGGTGGTGCCGTGGGTGAGCTCGATGCTCAACTCAGACTCCAACGAGGAGACCCCGACCGCCACCGAACGGAACGAGAATCCGGGTCTTGACGGCATTATCGCCACCGGGTTGCCGCCCGAGGACTTCGAGCCGGGCGACTGCCTCACCGATTTCACCTCCACCCAGGATCCGGCCACCGTCATCGAATGCGATCAGCCCCACGAGGCGGAACTGGTGGGACGCCAAACTTTTGCCGACGCCGACGCCTACCCGGGCACTGACCAGATGCGTGCCGCCGCCGAAGAATTCTGCGGCTCCATCCAGTTGACCGGCACCGCCGACGCCCCCGTAGTGATCCAGGTGACCAACCCCTCCGAAGGCTCCTGGGGCGAAGGCGACCGCCGGGTGGACTGCCTGGCTACCACCACCGAAGGCCAGCTCACCGGCACCCTGGTAGAGAACCCGGTGGTCGACAACACCGGTTCGGCTTCCGGCGAGGAATCGCCCGAAACTGACGCCGAGGCCGACACCGACGAGGGCTAG
- a CDS encoding response regulator transcription factor: MIRVMIADDETMIRTAMETLLGLEEDLEILPGVADGRAAVAAAVRLTPDVCVLDLEMPELDGVDAAREIAASVATKVIICTRHARPGVLRRALAEKVAGFVPKSTPAERLAGVIREVMAGRRYVDPEIAATALTAARCPLTGRELDVLRAGRNATSVAQIAQQLNLAPGTVRNYLSSAMQQLGVSTRAEASQHAWEQGWI; encoded by the coding sequence ATGATCCGTGTGATGATCGCCGACGACGAGACCATGATCCGCACTGCCATGGAGACGCTGCTGGGGCTGGAGGAGGACCTGGAGATCCTGCCCGGCGTTGCCGACGGCCGTGCTGCGGTCGCCGCTGCGGTGCGGCTGACTCCGGATGTGTGCGTGCTCGATCTGGAAATGCCCGAGCTTGACGGGGTGGATGCCGCCCGCGAGATCGCCGCCTCCGTAGCGACCAAGGTCATCATCTGCACCCGCCACGCCCGACCCGGAGTGCTGCGCCGCGCGCTGGCCGAGAAGGTCGCCGGATTCGTGCCGAAATCCACGCCGGCCGAGCGGCTGGCTGGAGTGATCCGCGAAGTGATGGCGGGACGGCGCTACGTCGACCCCGAGATCGCCGCCACCGCACTGACCGCCGCGCGGTGCCCACTGACCGGCCGGGAGCTGGATGTGCTGCGCGCCGGACGCAACGCCACCTCGGTGGCACAGATCGCCCAGCAGTTGAATCTGGCTCCGGGAACCGTGCGGAACTACCTTTCCTCCGCCATGCAGCAGCTGGGCGTGAGCACCCGCGCTGAAGCATCCCAGCACGCCTGGGAGCAGGGCTGGATCTAG
- a CDS encoding sensor histidine kinase → MTTSQPQPAHRPTGQLPVSAASGEGFDDDFRVNLPLTRARGVTVTWWYTFVSVLALALAMLGISALVLGVMMQEAEASIGLLVVSLALCLGTIPAVVYASWLMRENYGTGWTPWPATLAMFSVPVVCWAVTVALPGAAFYGALPLWILISVLLPLLRLRQRLVVFLVGTVLVLGHGWLNPDTSMVLGSGQPFTTVVILLVLLPPSIVFSAWWWRVVVDLDAARTASGQLAVARERLRFASDLHDIQGHHLQVIALQAELADRMLSSSSPHAQTAAQEAIRDVRALAEQAQQETRQLVRDLRVVSLREELDNARDVLEAAGIATTIDVETGPGTVSEQHDRLMGLAVREATTNILRHSSAAEVSLRWSVDDVQRLEIINDGVEPGGAENSSGQQGTGLAGLDTRFREAGGSVTHERDGSRFRLIAAVPLP, encoded by the coding sequence GTGACCACCTCCCAGCCGCAGCCTGCCCACCGCCCCACCGGCCAGTTGCCAGTGAGCGCTGCCTCTGGGGAAGGGTTCGACGATGACTTCCGGGTGAATCTGCCGCTGACCCGCGCCCGCGGGGTGACCGTCACCTGGTGGTACACCTTTGTCTCGGTGCTCGCTCTGGCCCTGGCGATGCTGGGGATCTCCGCACTGGTGCTGGGCGTGATGATGCAGGAGGCGGAGGCCTCCATCGGGCTGCTCGTGGTCAGCCTCGCGCTGTGTCTGGGGACCATCCCGGCGGTGGTGTACGCGAGTTGGCTGATGCGGGAGAACTACGGCACCGGCTGGACGCCGTGGCCCGCCACGCTGGCGATGTTCTCCGTGCCCGTGGTGTGCTGGGCGGTCACGGTGGCCCTCCCCGGTGCCGCATTTTATGGGGCGCTACCGCTGTGGATCCTGATCAGCGTGCTGTTGCCCCTGCTGCGGTTGCGGCAGCGGCTGGTCGTCTTCCTCGTCGGCACCGTCCTGGTGCTCGGGCACGGCTGGCTCAACCCGGATACGTCGATGGTGTTGGGCTCGGGCCAGCCATTCACCACCGTGGTGATCCTGCTGGTCCTGCTGCCCCCGAGCATCGTTTTCTCAGCATGGTGGTGGCGCGTCGTCGTTGATCTCGATGCGGCGCGCACCGCGAGCGGTCAGCTGGCCGTGGCCCGCGAGCGGCTACGTTTCGCCTCCGACCTGCATGACATTCAGGGCCACCACCTGCAGGTGATCGCCCTGCAGGCAGAACTGGCCGACCGGATGCTGTCGTCCTCGAGCCCCCACGCGCAGACCGCCGCGCAGGAGGCTATCCGAGACGTGCGCGCCCTGGCCGAGCAGGCCCAGCAGGAGACGCGTCAGCTGGTGCGGGACCTGCGGGTGGTGTCCCTGCGCGAGGAGCTGGATAACGCCCGCGATGTTCTCGAAGCGGCGGGTATTGCGACCACCATCGACGTCGAGACCGGCCCAGGGACGGTCTCCGAGCAACACGACCGGCTGATGGGCCTGGCCGTGCGCGAGGCCACCACCAATATCCTGCGCCATTCCTCCGCCGCCGAGGTGTCGCTGCGCTGGAGTGTGGACGACGTGCAGCGCCTGGAGATCATCAACGACGGCGTCGAACCCGGTGGTGCGGAGAACTCCTCGGGACAGCAGGGCACCGGACTTGCCGGACTGGACACCCGTTTCCGGGAGGCCGGCGGTTCCGTGACCCATGAACGTGATGGCTCCCGATTCCGACTGATTGCGGCGGTGCCGCTGCCATGA